From the genome of Monomorium pharaonis isolate MP-MQ-018 chromosome 2, ASM1337386v2, whole genome shotgun sequence, one region includes:
- the LOC105833747 gene encoding SOSS complex subunit B homolog isoform X1, with the protein MDFVQIKDIRAGQKNINVVFIVLEVSHPTITKENREVRTFKVADPTACMNVSIWDEPGQLLMPGDIVRLTKGYASVWRQCLTLYSGKNGDIQKIGEFCMVINEQVNMSDPNPLLAQQLVNQSGSGPPSSNVNNSITNNGNANSISGQPGRQPPVYRSLSTPPAMIPSAGVSAALQVKVTQRHPVVDLQVQQPRRAEMVAVVAATAAISPAAVEAAAGVVVAAVADQQVSPVARCDTPHRTRRKRRRRRRATRADGAVIGTAVVAIEDNTRKESD; encoded by the exons ATGGATTTCGTGCAGATAAAGGATATCCGCGCGGGTCAGAAGAACATCAATGTAGTGTTTATTGTTTTGGAGGTTAGCCACCCTACCATCACTAAAGAAAACCGCGAAGTTCGAACGTTTAAAGTGGCGGATCCTACTGCCTGCATGAATGTCTCCATCTGGGACGAGCCCGGCCAGCTCCTGATGCCAGGCGACATCGTGCGACTCACCAAAGGTTACGCGTCCGTTTGGCGGCAATGTCTGACCCTGTATTCGGGTAAGAACGGAGATATTCAGAAGATAGGCGAGTTCTGCATGGTGATCAACGAGCAGGTGAACATGAGCGATCCAAACCCGCTATTGGCGCAGCAGTTGGTCAATCAGAGCGGCTCGGGTCCGCCCAGCAGCAATGTCAACAATAGTATCACCAATAACGGCAATGCCAACAGTATCTCCGGTCAACCAGGACGGCAGCCTCCGGTATATAGATCATTAAGCACGCCGCCCGCGATGATTCCGTCGGCAGGAGTCAGCGCAGCACT GCAAGTCAAAGTAACACAGCGGCACCCGGTAGTGGATCTACAAGTTCAACAACCGCGAAGAGCGGAAATGGTGGCAGTGGTAGCGGCAACGGCGGCAATATCACCAGCGGCAGTGGAAGCGGCGGCGggggtggtggtggcggcggtaGCGGATCAGCAGGTCTCTCCGGTAGCTCGGTGCGATACTCCTCATCGGACTCGACGAAAACGGCGCCGACGGCGAAGAGCAACTCGCGCGGACGGGGCGGTTATAGGAACGGCGGTCGTAGCGATCGAAGATAACACACGAAAAGAAAGCGACTAA
- the LOC105833747 gene encoding SOSS complex subunit B homolog isoform X2 produces MDFVQIKDIRAGQKNINVVFIVLEVSHPTITKENREVRTFKVADPTACMNVSIWDEPGQLLMPGDIVRLTKGYASVWRQCLTLYSGKNGDIQKIGEFCMVINEQVNMSDPNPLLAQQLVNQSGSGPPSSNVNNSITNNGNANSISGQPGRQPPASQSNTAAPGSGSTSSTTAKSGNGGSGSGNGGNITSGSGSGGGGGGGGGSGSAGLSGSSVRYSSSDSTKTAPTAKSNSRGRGGYRNGGRSDRR; encoded by the exons ATGGATTTCGTGCAGATAAAGGATATCCGCGCGGGTCAGAAGAACATCAATGTAGTGTTTATTGTTTTGGAGGTTAGCCACCCTACCATCACTAAAGAAAACCGCGAAGTTCGAACGTTTAAAGTGGCGGATCCTACTGCCTGCATGAATGTCTCCATCTGGGACGAGCCCGGCCAGCTCCTGATGCCAGGCGACATCGTGCGACTCACCAAAGGTTACGCGTCCGTTTGGCGGCAATGTCTGACCCTGTATTCGGGTAAGAACGGAGATATTCAGAAGATAGGCGAGTTCTGCATGGTGATCAACGAGCAGGTGAACATGAGCGATCCAAACCCGCTATTGGCGCAGCAGTTGGTCAATCAGAGCGGCTCGGGTCCGCCCAGCAGCAATGTCAACAATAGTATCACCAATAACGGCAATGCCAACAGTATCTCCGGTCAACCAGGACGGCAGCCTCCG GCAAGTCAAAGTAACACAGCGGCACCCGGTAGTGGATCTACAAGTTCAACAACCGCGAAGAGCGGAAATGGTGGCAGTGGTAGCGGCAACGGCGGCAATATCACCAGCGGCAGTGGAAGCGGCGGCGggggtggtggtggcggcggtaGCGGATCAGCAGGTCTCTCCGGTAGCTCGGTGCGATACTCCTCATCGGACTCGACGAAAACGGCGCCGACGGCGAAGAGCAACTCGCGCGGACGGGGCGGTTATAGGAACGGCGGTCGTAGCGATCGAAGATAA